The Branchiostoma lanceolatum isolate klBraLanc5 chromosome 1, klBraLanc5.hap2, whole genome shotgun sequence genomic sequence tacatacatacatgcatgcatgcatgcatacaatacaaattgatgacgtcacacgtgcataACGTCTTGTGTCCAGAACATTGCGACGTCACACGTGCAGAAAGTCTCGTGCCCAGAGCAACTGGGTCGGATATAGTTGAAAGCGACCAGTGACTGAGCGATTCAGTCATACATTTCGGCGATTCCAATAATTTTGTTGGTGAGCGAATTAATTTCTTCATAAATGAAAACGAGCCTTAAGTCATCCTCAAAGTCTTAACGCTTTCCCTTCTTGCCGTGCTCCCTTCGAACTCCCTGTGCCGTTTTTGCAAGACGCGCGACGGTCGATCGGTTCCAGTCTTCTGGCCGTCTTGTTCTCACTCCACAGCTTGATGCCGGCGGCAAGGGTCGCCGTCCTGTCGGACGATTCCTGTAGCCGTTTCTCCGTCTCCACACACCTGGCGTTTACCCGGGCCAACTCCGTCTGTAACTGAACCACCCGGTCTCTCGCGCGGTCCACGTTTGCACCGATCGTCAGAAAGTTGGCGATCGCCTTCTCCTCTTGGAGTTTTTCCTTGATCTCTCGTTTTCGTGCCTCcatgtctgtcagctgtttcttGGTGTGGGTcgccctctctctctccaaaCTGTACTCGTACATCAAGGCGTCTTGTCGGATTTGCTCGAACTCCGTTTTGAGGTCGGAGATGCCTTTCCTGAATCCGGCGTTGCTATTGTACTCTGCAGACGACACCCGCCCGTGAGCTTCAGTCTTACCCGCCTCCGATACAGGGGATGTCCCCGCCTGCCCTGTGGATGTCTTACTGACGTCGAGTTTCTGTCCAGTCCGATTATTTCTCAAGGGATTTTGTAACGAATCGTTTGTAAGAGGTTGGTCTATAGAGCTTTTTGATCTGCGGTGGTGCTTAGGTGATGTCGTTGCAGTACCAGTGTAGGCCGCAGGGAGGAAAAGCCCCAGAGGTGTGGAAGGCagacttttgcttgtttgttttcccTTCGGTACGACGAGGGACGACGTTTCTTCCGCAAGAATGACAGGCGTCTTGACCAGTTTTCCTGCTGCTTTAGCACTCTCGCGCCTGTTTGGTCGAATTTCTGGCTGCTCCTTCCGCGACTTCTGCTCCAAAGGGACCTTTGATGTCGGTGTATTTGTTGAAGGTATCAAACTGCACGTGACTTCTGACTGTTTCCTATGTCTAGTAGTTCTTGGTTCTTTCGACAAATTGCTTGGCGAAGCTACCTTGCCCTTGACCACAGTGCTATTCTCATGGGACACGGACACGGGCGCACCTAGCGATTTATCATTGTGTTGCACTTGTCCTTGTTTGTGGACACGTTTTGATTTGGAGGACAAACTTGCCGCCCGACTGCTTCCACCTGCTCGGTCTTTACGACTCTTTATTTTCACGGTCTTGTCACtgtccgttgccatggaaacgtgACCTACATTGTCGTTTGATCCTTCGGCAT encodes the following:
- the LOC136430968 gene encoding uncharacterized protein isoform X1, giving the protein MQTYTESEFVAMDPAARIRWLGAQCGEFERQLQAAAVPDLVPRFRAGLEELVVVWEREHGQTGEKVDGVTQLKELRDWAASNGKPAPVLHEFLATCTKFSVLLKDFREGIFTPLKEAFPKHSCKKIRKVEKKLSTTLTSWKDLLEEASKVKNNGTTVDVTSAEKKGRTHHGLEGLVPALQEKAQQALKLAIKWGRLLEDDTLKQDAEGSNDNVGHVSMATDSDKTVKIKSRKDRAGGSSRAASLSSKSKRVHKQGQVQHNDKSLGAPVSVSHENSTVVKGKVASPSNLSKEPRTTRHRKQSEVTCSLIPSTNTPTSKVPLEQKSRKEQPEIRPNRRESAKAAGKLVKTPVILAEETSSLVVPKGKQTSKSLPSTPLGLFLPAAYTGTATTSPKHHRRSKSSIDQPLTNDSLQNPLRNNRTGQKLDVSKTSTGQAGTSPVSEAGKTEAHGRVSSAEYNSNAGFRKGISDLKTEFEQIRQDALMYEYSLERERATHTKKQLTDMEARKREIKEKLQEEKAIANFLTIGANVDRARDRVVQLQTELARVNARCVETEKRLQESSDRTATLAAGIKLWSENKTARRLEPIDRRASCKNGTGSSKGARQEGKALRL
- the LOC136430968 gene encoding uncharacterized protein isoform X2: MDPAARIRWLGAQCGEFERQLQAAAVPDLVPRFRAGLEELVVVWEREHGQTGEKVDGVTQLKELRDWAASNGKPAPVLHEFLATCTKFSVLLKDFREGIFTPLKEAFPKHSCKKIRKVEKKLSTTLTSWKDLLEEASKVKNNGTTVDVTSAEKKGRTHHGLEGLVPALQEKAQQALKLAIKWGRLLEDDTLKQDAEGSNDNVGHVSMATDSDKTVKIKSRKDRAGGSSRAASLSSKSKRVHKQGQVQHNDKSLGAPVSVSHENSTVVKGKVASPSNLSKEPRTTRHRKQSEVTCSLIPSTNTPTSKVPLEQKSRKEQPEIRPNRRESAKAAGKLVKTPVILAEETSSLVVPKGKQTSKSLPSTPLGLFLPAAYTGTATTSPKHHRRSKSSIDQPLTNDSLQNPLRNNRTGQKLDVSKTSTGQAGTSPVSEAGKTEAHGRVSSAEYNSNAGFRKGISDLKTEFEQIRQDALMYEYSLERERATHTKKQLTDMEARKREIKEKLQEEKAIANFLTIGANVDRARDRVVQLQTELARVNARCVETEKRLQESSDRTATLAAGIKLWSENKTARRLEPIDRRASCKNGTGSSKGARQEGKALRL